The Nostoc sp. PCC 7524 nucleotide sequence CCAGTGGTGATAAACGCTGAATCAGCTTGCCTAAAATTTCTTCAAAGGGGATATACTCACCCAGGGGTACTAGCTTGGATTTATCGTAGCGGCTGGTAATTTCACCTTGAGCGTTGACGGTAAATAAACTGTTAGTATAGCTGCGCCCCTTTCTGCCAAAAGCCCCAACCCAAGCAATTACACCTTTTGCCTCTATGGCTGAGACTAAGGGTGTAACGGCTAAATCGTTATCAAAAAAAGGCATCGCCCCTTCTGGAGTCAAGACAGCATGGACACCTTGATTCACTAAGGTTAAATATCCCTCTGTATAGCCTCTAACGGCACGTTGCACCCCTTCTGGAAGCAGTTTAATTTTGTTGGGAATGTTACCTTGAACAATACCTACTTTTAACGCTGTTGCTGGTGGTTCGACCAAGGGAATTGCGTATAATATAAAACCAATTATCTGTAAGGTAATGAGTAAACTTGTGGCAACTGCTAAATATTTGTTGATTAACCGTAAGGGTAAAGGCGAAGTTTGGTTTTGTTGGTAATTGATCCAACTTTCAGCCATTAAACCATTGACAGTGACAATGGCGGCTGTAACGGTATTCGGACCGGAGATTTGTCCGAGGTGGAGAATGGGGAGGTTATGGGGGCTTTGGGTGTAGGCTAAAGAACTCCACCACAAAGGGCCAGCACTCCACAAGCTTTCTAAAGCACACCAAATGGCTGTGCCAAATAAGATACGTAGTAACGATTTAGGCAGATTCAGGCGAGACATGACAAATGCCCAAATCGCTACAAATAAACCTCCCCAGAGGCTAATAAATGACCAACAAAACACGGTAATAGCTAAACTCGGCCACCAAGGCACACCCAACCAATCCATAGGATGGATACCAGTAATCCAAAAGAGGGCGACACCGTGATAGCCGATACCCCAGGCTAAACCGAGGAGGGGGATAGGGGGAGATGGATTTTTGTGGTGAGTCACACTAATAACTAGCACCCAAAGGGGGGCTAGGGCTACCCAAGCCAAGAACCATGCACCCACGGGGGCGACGGTTATCCCCATTACAATCCCACTGATGAGAGAAAGTAAAAGGTAAATAGCAAAAGGGACAATTTCTTTTACCTGTTTACTTTTTACTTTTGACTTCATTCTGCCTCTTCAACGTCAGATGTATCAGCAGTATCAGCAGTATCAGGAGGCACTATTGCTACTCCAGTAATTGCATCATCTTCATCAAGACGTTGCACTCTCACACCAGTTGCTGAACGGGATTGTACAGAAATCGCATTCACTGCTTGCCGGATAATAATACCGCGACTTGTGACCATCATAATTTCATTGTCATTGTTGACAATACCGAGGGTGGCTAACTGGTCCTTGGTTTTGCGGTTTTTGAATTTAGTCGCCATTAAACCTTGCCCAGCCCGATTTTGTAACCGGAATTGGGCGACGGGGACGCGTTTACCGTATCCTCCCATTGTGATGACTAATACCCAAGGGCCGACACTGCCGTTACCTGGAACTTCTGCGGTTTCTTCGATGGTTTCGAGTTCTTCAGTTTCAAGTTCTTCAGTTTCGACTTCTTCAGTATTTAAAGTATCTAGAATGGCGGCTGGCAGAATATCCATGCCGACGAGTTCATCACCTGGTTTGAGTTTCATTGATTTCACCCCACGAGTCGCCCTACCTAGTGGACGCAGTTGTTCGTGGTTACATCTAAAGTGAATTGCCATGCCTTGACGAGAACCGACGATGACACTATCTTCGACTTTGGCACGACGTACCCAGCGCAGTTGATCGCCTTCTTCTAAGGAAATCGCAATTAAGCCATTAGCCCTAATATTACTAAAGGCTGCCAATTCGGTTTTCTTGATGTTGCCACCTTTGGTGAGCATGACCAAATATTCTTCACTGCTAAACTCATCCACAGGGACAATTGAGGTAATTTTTTCTTCTCTGGGAATGGGCAGCAGCTGCACAATGGGTGTACCGCGACTGGTACGAGAACCCACGGGGATTTGATAGGCTTTGAGGCAATAAACGACACCGCGATCGCTAAAGAATAAAACACTATCGTGATCACAGCAAGTTAAGAAATGTTCAACGGTGTCATCATCTTTTACCTTGGCGGCGGCTTTACCTCTAGTAGCACGGCTTTGGGCTTCAAAGGTGTTGACTGGCATCCGTTTGATGTAGCCTTGTTGAGTGACTAAAATCAGGGCTTTTTCATTAGCGATTAAGTCACGTTCATCAATTTCCCCTTCGGCGTGGGTAATGACTGTGCGCCGGGGTGTGGCAAAGCTTGTTTTAATTTGGCTGACTTCGGTTTCAATGATTTCTAAAATCCGTTCCCGCCGTGCCAAAATATCTTGCAAATCCGCAATCTGTAATTGTAATTCCTCATGTTCTAAGCGGATTTTGTCAGCTTCTAGGGCAGTTAACCGCCGCAGTTGCATTTGTAAGATGGCATCGGCTTGCACTTCCGATAGTCCGTAAGTTGTGATTAATTCACCTTTGGCACTGGGGGCATCAGGGGCATTACGAATTAAGTTAATAATTGCATCTAAACGTGATAGGGCAATCAATAACCCTTGTAAAAGGTGATCACGTTCCTCTGCTTTGCGTAGTTCGTAGCGGGTGCGTCTGGTAATCGATTCGATGCGGAAATCGAGGAAGACATTTAAGAACTGCTTGAGGGTGAGAATTTGGGGTTCTCCATTCACCAAAGCCAACATATTCGCGCCGAAGTTGGCTTGTAGTGGTGTTTGCTTGTAGAGGTTATTCAGCACTACACGAGGATAGGCATCACGCTTGAGTTCAATGACAATTCGCATGCCATCGCGATCGCTTTCATCCCGAATATCTGCTATTCCCTCAATGCGCTTTTCGTTTACCAACTCGGCAATTTTTTCAATTAGTCCCGCTTTGTTGGTTTGATAGGGTAATTCGGTAATGATGATGGCTTCTCTATCGGGACGGCCTCGCTGTTCAATGGTTTCAATATTGGCGACACCGCGCATAGTGATCGAACCGCGCCCAGTGGTGTAGGCTTCTTTAATCGCAGCTGTCCCCAGAATTTGCCCCCCTGTCGGAAAGTCTGGTCCCTGGACGTATTGCATTAACTGCAAATCGGTGATTTCCGGGTTATGAATCACTGCCACCAACCCATCAATTAATTCGCCCAAGTTGTGAGGGGGAATATTGGTAGCCATACCCACGGCAATCCCCGAAGAACCATTGAGGAGTAATTGGGGGATACGGGAGGGTAAAACTGTGGGTTCTTGTTGGGAACCGTCGAAGTTATCGATAAAATCTACGGTTTCCGATTCAATATCTTGGAGGAGGGCAACACTGGTTAAAGCTTGTAGGCGACATTCTGTGTAACGCATTGCCGCCGGTGGGTCGTTGTCTACCGAACCAAAGTTACCATGACCGTTAATCAGAGGCGATCGCATGGAAAAATCCTGCGCCATCCGCACCAAAGCATCATATACTGCCGTATCGCCGTGGGGGTGATATTTACCCAACACTTCCCCGACGACACGGGCGCACT carries:
- the gyrA gene encoding DNA gyrase subunit A; translated protein: MTTSQERIIPTDLRNEMSRSYLEYAMSVIVGRALPDARDGLKPVHRRILYAMHELGLTHDRPFRKCARVVGEVLGKYHPHGDTAVYDALVRMAQDFSMRSPLINGHGNFGSVDNDPPAAMRYTECRLQALTSVALLQDIESETVDFIDNFDGSQQEPTVLPSRIPQLLLNGSSGIAVGMATNIPPHNLGELIDGLVAVIHNPEITDLQLMQYVQGPDFPTGGQILGTAAIKEAYTTGRGSITMRGVANIETIEQRGRPDREAIIITELPYQTNKAGLIEKIAELVNEKRIEGIADIRDESDRDGMRIVIELKRDAYPRVVLNNLYKQTPLQANFGANMLALVNGEPQILTLKQFLNVFLDFRIESITRRTRYELRKAEERDHLLQGLLIALSRLDAIINLIRNAPDAPSAKGELITTYGLSEVQADAILQMQLRRLTALEADKIRLEHEELQLQIADLQDILARRERILEIIETEVSQIKTSFATPRRTVITHAEGEIDERDLIANEKALILVTQQGYIKRMPVNTFEAQSRATRGKAAAKVKDDDTVEHFLTCCDHDSVLFFSDRGVVYCLKAYQIPVGSRTSRGTPIVQLLPIPREEKITSIVPVDEFSSEEYLVMLTKGGNIKKTELAAFSNIRANGLIAISLEEGDQLRWVRRAKVEDSVIVGSRQGMAIHFRCNHEQLRPLGRATRGVKSMKLKPGDELVGMDILPAAILDTLNTEEVETEELETEELETIEETAEVPGNGSVGPWVLVITMGGYGKRVPVAQFRLQNRAGQGLMATKFKNRKTKDQLATLGIVNNDNEIMMVTSRGIIIRQAVNAISVQSRSATGVRVQRLDEDDAITGVAIVPPDTADTADTSDVEEAE
- the lnt gene encoding apolipoprotein N-acyltransferase, encoding MKSKVKSKQVKEIVPFAIYLLLSLISGIVMGITVAPVGAWFLAWVALAPLWVLVISVTHHKNPSPPIPLLGLAWGIGYHGVALFWITGIHPMDWLGVPWWPSLAITVFCWSFISLWGGLFVAIWAFVMSRLNLPKSLLRILFGTAIWCALESLWSAGPLWWSSLAYTQSPHNLPILHLGQISGPNTVTAAIVTVNGLMAESWINYQQNQTSPLPLRLINKYLAVATSLLITLQIIGFILYAIPLVEPPATALKVGIVQGNIPNKIKLLPEGVQRAVRGYTEGYLTLVNQGVHAVLTPEGAMPFFDNDLAVTPLVSAIEAKGVIAWVGAFGRKGRSYTNSLFTVNAQGEITSRYDKSKLVPLGEYIPFEEILGKLIQRLSPLDEHQVHGSPNQIFDTPLGRAIVGICYESAFPEVFRRQAAAGGEFILSSSNDAHYSAAMPFQHHAQDIMRAIETDRWSVRATNTGYSAFVNPHGKTLWMSGYNTYETHAETVYRRQTKTLYVRWGDWLTPLLLILGVVAKFAIPYRKTTPI